One window of Populus nigra chromosome 5, ddPopNigr1.1, whole genome shotgun sequence genomic DNA carries:
- the LOC133695049 gene encoding UBP1-associated protein 2B-like, with protein MAKTEKTKKLKTAKKPETTTKQKPLKKPKLKIRKTKPLPSDPADLSTLLEPYTKDQLIDLITNSAIKNPSLYSLIHQHADRDVTHRNVFVHGFSWDTTRQDLVSAFAAFGEIEECNVVIDKATGKAKGYGFVLFKSRKAAISALKETKRMVNDRMASCQLASVGSANAASAAKGKELEGGVRKIFVSNVGMSTDKEKLRAFFEKFGEIENGPIGFDKETGKSRGYALFVYKTVEGAIKALEEPHKIFEGQQLRCSVATEGKNKTNQNVAQGMQQVVQQQPVHQQPQGQFLAAAQNLALFGQHPGFNPLYSALLGSTGVGGGMISPVIGQSMVPTATSQVGGLGVGSQSTLEAYRAAQVLQHVYSSTTQIGQTGMGRGQGAGGSFTGYPKYM; from the coding sequence ATGgcaaaaaccgaaaaaactaaGAAACTCAAGACCGCCAAAAAACCAGAAACCACCACCAAACAGAAACCGCTAAAGAAACCCAAACTCAAGATACGAAAAACCAAACCCCTCCCTTCAGACCCTGCCGATCTCTCAACCCTTCTCGAACCCTACACAAAAGACCAATTAATCGACTTAATTACCAACTCTGCCATTAAGAACCCCTCTTTGTATTCTCTAATTCATCAACACGCCGACCGCGATGTCACTCACCGGAATGTTTTTGTCCACGGCTTCTCCTGGGACACAACGCGCCAAGACCTCGTATCTGCCTTCGCCGCCTTCGGAGAAATCGAGGAATGCAATGTTGTAATTGATAAAGCAACAGGTAAAGCAAAAGGCTATGGTTTTGTCTTGTTTAAATCGCGAAAAGCTGCGATCTCTGCGTTGAAGGAAACGAAAAGAATGGTTAATGATCGGATGGCTAGTTGTCAATTGGCTTCTGTAGGATCTGCTAATGCGGCCTCGGCGGCCAAAGGGAAGGAATTGGAGGGTGGGGTGAGGAAGATATTTGTGAGTAATGTAGGAATGAGTACTGATAAGGAAAAGTTGAGAGCTTTCTTTGAGAAATTCGGAGAAATTGAGAATGGGCCAATTGGGTTTGATAAGGAGACTGGGAAGTCAAGAGGTTatgctttgtttgtttataaGACCGTGGAGGGAGCCATAAAGGCATTAGAGGAGCCTCATAAGATATTTGAAGGGCAGCAATTGCGTTGCTCGGTCGCGACAGAAGGGAAAAACAAGACTAATCAAAATGTGGCGCAGGGAATGCAGCAGGTGGTACAGCAGCAGCCGGTGCATCAACAGCCTCAAGGGCAGTTTTTGGCAGCGGCGCAGAATCTGGCATTGTTTGGTCAGCATCCTGGGTTTAATCCACTGTATAGCGCATTGTTAGGGAGCACAGGTGTTGGTGGTGGCATGATCAGTCCAGTAATCGGTCAGAGTATGGTGCCAACTGCGACGAGTCAAGTGGGGGGATTGGGAGTTGGGAGCCAGTCAACATTGGAGGCATATAGGGCTGCGCAAGTGTTGCAGCATGTTTATTCGAGCACTACGCAGATTGGGCAGACAGGGATGGGTAGGGGTCAGGGGGCTGGTGGATCATTTACCGGCTATCCAAAATATATGTG